The Aeromicrobium yanjiei DNA segment TACGCCAAGCGCACCAAGACCGAGCTCTACCGCGTCCAGAACCGCGGTGGCAAGGGAGTGCGCGGCGCAGCGCTGCGCGGCGACGACATGGTCGACCACATGTTCGCGACGACCAGCCACCACTGGATCTTGTTCTTCACGACGGCCGGACGCGTCTACCGGGCCAAGGCCTACCAGCTGCCCGAGGCCGGGCGAGATGCGAAGGGCGGCCACGTCGCCGGGCTCCTGTCGTTCCAGCCGGACGAGCAGATCGCCCAGGTGCTGGCGATCCGCGACTACGAGCAGGCGCCCTACCTGGTCCTGGCGACCAAGAAGGGCCTGGTCAAGAAGACCCGCCTCGAGGACTACAACAGCCCGCGTCAGTCCGGCGTCATCGCGATCAACTTCCGCGACGACGACGACGAGCTGATCGGCGCCGAGCTGGTCACCCCCGACGACGACCTGCTGCTGATCTCACGCAAGGCCCAGGCCATCCGCTTCCGGGCGGACGACGAGCAGCTGCGACCCATGGGCAGGGCGACGTCCGGCGTCACGGGCATGAAGTTCCGTGGCGACGACTCGCTGCTGTCGCTGTCGGTGATCCGCCGCTCCGCCGACGCGCTGGAGCAGGTCGAGGTGCCCGAGGCGGAGGACCTCTACGTGTTCACCGTGACCGACGGCGGATATGCCAAGAAGACGCCGATCGACCAGTACCGTTTGCAGGGACGTGGTGGACTGGGCATCAAGGCCATGCAGATCACCGAGAACCGCGGCGAGCTGGTCGGAGGCTTGGTGCTGGTCGACACGGACGATGTGATCTCCGTGACAGCCAGTGGTCAGGTGACGCGGAGCCTCGTATCCGGCGTCAATCCGACTGGCCGTGGCACGATGGGTGTGAGCTTCGTGAAGTTCAAGGGGGATGATCGTGTCGTGACCATTGCGCGCAACCACGAGGTGCTCCAGGACGAGGCCGTGACCGAGGTGACGTCGACCGACGAGGATCAGGACCAGTGACGGACGAATCAAAAGGCACCAGCCCCGCATCGGGCTCCGCCGTGCCCGGCTCCGCCGCCGGTGACGCTGCCCCCACCCAGGCGATCCCGCGGATCGCGAAACCTGCGGCCGGCAAGACCCCGGCAGCGCAGGGTTCCAAGCCTGCTGCCAAGAAGGCTCCCGCCAAGAACAAGGTGACCCCGCCGCCCGGCGGACAGACCGACAAGGGCCGTCCCCGCGACGTCGTCTCGCCGGCGACGTCCGCCAAGGACGATTCCGTGACGGGCAAGGTCGCCGACGCGCCGCCGGCCGGAGGACCCCAGGGTCGTACGTTGACGGCAGCCGACTACGCCCGGACCACCAAGCCGTCGCCGGCCACGACCGCGGTGATCCCCGCGGTCAAGGACGCACCCGGTGGCGGCTCCGCTGCGGCCCCGGCCCCGGCCAAGGACAAGAAGTCCCGTGCGCCCCAGATCAAGGCGTCGCCCGCACCTGCGGGCGGCACGGGCCGCCGCGCCAGCCTCCGGCTGACCCACGTCGAGCCGTGGTCGGTGACGCGTCTCGCGTTCGCGATCTCGGTCGCGCTGATGATCGTGGCCGTCGTGGCCTCGATGATCTTCTGGGTCGTCCTGAACTTCGTCGGCGTCTGGGACCAGATCAACGACTCGTTGACGACGGTGCTGAGCGACGACAGCTCGAGCTTCGACGTCAAGGACTACTTCGGCTTCGGTCGTTTCGTCGGCCTCACCCTGGTGCTGTCGGCGCTCAACGTCGTGCTCATGACGATCCTGGCCACCAT contains these protein-coding regions:
- a CDS encoding DUF3566 domain-containing protein, which codes for MTDESKGTSPASGSAVPGSAAGDAAPTQAIPRIAKPAAGKTPAAQGSKPAAKKAPAKNKVTPPPGGQTDKGRPRDVVSPATSAKDDSVTGKVADAPPAGGPQGRTLTAADYARTTKPSPATTAVIPAVKDAPGGGSAAAPAPAKDKKSRAPQIKASPAPAGGTGRRASLRLTHVEPWSVTRLAFAISVALMIVAVVASMIFWVVLNFVGVWDQINDSLTTVLSDDSSSFDVKDYFGFGRFVGLTLVLSALNVVLMTILATIGAHLYNLAAQLMGGVEVTFSEEK